One Terriglobales bacterium DNA window includes the following coding sequences:
- the gatB gene encoding Asp-tRNA(Asn)/Glu-tRNA(Gln) amidotransferase subunit GatB, with protein sequence MSTVSEAAVQAGSKYEPVIGLEVHVQLLTATKIFCGCSTQFGSPPNTNVCPVCLGLPGALPVLNRQVVEFAVLAAMALNCRINETSIFARKNYFYPDLPKGYQISQYDKPLAEHGYIDIETAAGGAKRIGITRLHLEEDAGKSLHEGFHDSGERSYIDLNRSGTPLVEIVSEPDLRSPEEAFEYLTRLKEIILYTGVSDCNMEEGSLRCDANVSIRPRGQKELGTKTEIKNVNSFRFVRQALEYEIERQIEVVEEGGRITQETRLYNSAEGRTYGMRSKEHAHDYRYFPEPDLLPLVVDSQWQQKIKANLPELPEARRLRMVNEYGITMQDAGVLTSTRSLADQFEEAARAAKNPKKVANLVQSELIGRLKAQNLGIEQSPISMKGVAFSADLVESGAISGKMLKDLYDLAFERNQDFPAIYEKEKPQQISDDATIEKMIDEVIAASPKQLEQYRAGKTTIIGFFVGQVMKASKGQANPEKVNELLKKKLG encoded by the coding sequence CGTTCAACTGCTCACCGCGACCAAGATTTTTTGCGGATGCTCCACCCAGTTCGGCTCGCCACCGAATACGAATGTATGTCCGGTGTGCCTGGGGCTGCCCGGGGCGCTGCCGGTGCTCAACCGGCAGGTAGTAGAGTTTGCGGTGTTGGCCGCAATGGCACTGAACTGCCGCATCAATGAAACTTCGATCTTTGCGCGCAAAAACTATTTTTATCCGGACCTGCCCAAGGGATACCAGATCTCGCAATACGACAAGCCGCTGGCCGAGCACGGATACATTGACATTGAAACGGCCGCAGGAGGCGCCAAGCGCATCGGCATCACCCGCCTGCACCTGGAAGAGGACGCGGGTAAGAGCCTGCACGAGGGTTTTCATGATTCCGGGGAGCGCAGCTACATTGACCTGAACCGCTCGGGCACACCGCTGGTTGAAATTGTGAGCGAGCCCGATCTGCGCTCGCCGGAAGAGGCTTTCGAATATCTGACCCGACTGAAGGAGATCATTCTTTACACCGGGGTGAGCGACTGCAACATGGAAGAGGGCTCGCTGCGCTGCGATGCCAACGTGAGCATCCGCCCGCGCGGGCAGAAAGAGCTCGGCACCAAGACCGAGATCAAGAACGTAAACTCGTTCCGCTTCGTGCGGCAGGCGCTGGAGTACGAGATCGAGCGTCAGATTGAAGTCGTAGAAGAGGGCGGACGCATCACCCAGGAGACGCGCCTCTACAACTCTGCTGAAGGCCGGACCTACGGCATGCGCTCCAAAGAGCATGCCCACGATTACCGTTACTTCCCCGAGCCCGATCTTTTGCCGCTGGTAGTGGATAGCCAATGGCAGCAGAAGATCAAAGCCAATTTGCCGGAGCTGCCTGAAGCGCGGCGGTTACGGATGGTCAACGAATATGGCATCACCATGCAGGACGCTGGAGTGCTGACCTCGACCCGCTCGCTGGCCGACCAGTTTGAAGAGGCCGCCCGCGCCGCCAAGAACCCCAAGAAAGTCGCCAACCTGGTGCAGAGCGAACTGATAGGCCGTCTGAAGGCGCAGAACCTCGGAATCGAGCAGTCGCCTATCTCGATGAAGGGCGTGGCTTTCTCGGCTGACCTGGTGGAGTCGGGCGCCATCTCCGGCAAGATGCTCAAAGACCTCTACGACCTGGCCTTCGAGCGCAACCAGGATTTTCCTGCGATTTACGAAAAAGAAAAACCTCAGCAGATCAGCGATGACGCCACGATTGAGAAGATGATTGATGAAGTGATCGCGGCCAGTCCTAAACAGCTTGAGCAGTACCGTGCCGGCAAGACTACGATCATTGGATTTTTTGTTGGCCAGGTGATGAAGGCGTCAAAAGGCCAAGCGAACCCGGAAAAAGTGAATGAGCTGTTGAAAAAGAAGCTGGGATAG
- a CDS encoding ankyrin repeat domain-containing protein, producing the protein MKKLTFTLALLLAAAFFVTMICVAQRQETAKPTENKESPVAVSAEEVQSHRIGDIPLIRIKLKPEEQAQVGMGGIRLKITVDPNGAVVAISAAKDEDIPPNIPPGLQSQAEALAKNNKYQPFQRNGHAVWAKFDDWVRVLPPELKPLQHIPFPEIHNWKSVRITLQRTGCFGACPAYQVEIQGDGTVLYEGKAYVAVQGQHHGSISQETVHQIVDAFREADYYSLRDKYICEVTDNPAYETSMEIDGRLKKVMDYVGEEVGMPFAVSKLEESIDRLANTERWTKGNAATVGSLMEEKWDFKSPEAASTLVRVAQRGDAEAVRALVAAGVPLSGGNSKTVPVEVDNALSQAAFRGDSAMLRVLLEAGATTQDPQSKDKAISMAVRSRNVEAVRLLLDYGANPNLRDESGGTTLMEAASSGLPALVELFLKYHPDVNVRSNDGSTALMGAVGEWHSGAEPPEVNRAAVVRLLLAAGADPNARDQEGDTALIKAAWDADAALLLIKAGADVNAQNKQGTTPLINTPDLDVTRMLLENGANPSIRNAKGENALESAEQLGVPGKVEILKAALAGKK; encoded by the coding sequence ATGAAGAAGCTCACCTTCACTCTCGCATTGCTTCTTGCTGCGGCATTTTTTGTGACGATGATCTGCGTAGCACAGAGACAAGAGACCGCGAAGCCTACAGAGAATAAAGAGTCGCCGGTTGCGGTCTCCGCAGAAGAAGTTCAGAGCCACCGAATCGGCGATATTCCTCTCATCCGCATCAAACTGAAGCCAGAAGAGCAAGCACAAGTTGGGATGGGAGGCATCCGCCTTAAGATAACAGTTGATCCCAATGGCGCAGTGGTGGCAATATCAGCAGCCAAAGACGAGGACATACCGCCCAACATACCGCCTGGTCTTCAATCCCAAGCTGAGGCATTGGCAAAAAACAACAAATATCAACCCTTCCAGCGGAATGGTCATGCCGTTTGGGCCAAATTTGACGATTGGGTGCGCGTGTTGCCTCCTGAGCTGAAGCCGTTGCAACACATACCGTTTCCTGAGATCCATAACTGGAAATCTGTGCGCATCACCCTGCAGCGTACCGGATGTTTTGGAGCGTGCCCCGCATACCAGGTCGAGATCCAGGGCGACGGAACCGTATTGTATGAAGGTAAGGCCTACGTTGCCGTACAAGGCCAGCATCACGGGTCCATTTCTCAAGAAACCGTGCACCAAATCGTAGATGCTTTCCGTGAAGCGGACTATTACTCGCTGCGCGATAAATACATATGTGAAGTGACGGACAATCCGGCTTATGAAACTTCCATGGAGATTGACGGCCGATTGAAGAAAGTTATGGACTATGTCGGAGAGGAAGTCGGGATGCCCTTTGCCGTCTCCAAGCTGGAGGAGAGCATTGATCGGCTGGCAAATACGGAACGCTGGACAAAGGGAAATGCTGCGACCGTGGGCAGCCTGATGGAAGAGAAGTGGGATTTCAAATCACCTGAGGCCGCCAGCACGCTGGTGCGAGTGGCGCAACGTGGTGATGCTGAGGCAGTTCGTGCATTGGTCGCGGCGGGCGTGCCTCTCAGTGGAGGAAACAGCAAAACAGTCCCAGTCGAAGTAGACAATGCTTTGTCGCAAGCCGCTTTCCGTGGAGACAGCGCGATGCTTCGCGTTTTACTAGAAGCTGGTGCTACAACGCAAGACCCGCAAAGCAAAGACAAGGCGATTTCCATGGCGGTAAGAAGCAGGAACGTAGAAGCCGTTCGGCTATTGCTGGATTATGGGGCCAATCCTAATTTGCGCGATGAGTCGGGAGGAACAACTTTAATGGAAGCTGCATCTTCAGGACTTCCTGCGTTGGTCGAGCTTTTCCTCAAATATCATCCGGACGTAAATGTACGATCGAATGATGGCAGTACGGCGCTAATGGGAGCTGTTGGGGAATGGCACTCTGGGGCAGAACCACCAGAAGTGAATCGGGCAGCAGTTGTACGTCTCCTTCTCGCCGCAGGGGCCGATCCTAATGCACGTGATCAGGAAGGCGATACAGCATTGATCAAAGCTGCATGGGATGCCGACGCAGCATTGCTGCTCATCAAAGCTGGAGCCGACGTCAACGCACAAAACAAACAAGGAACTACGCCGCTTATTAATACACCTGATTTGGATGTCACCCGAATGTTGCTGGAGAACGGAGCGAATCCTTCCATCCGCAACGCAAAAGGAGAGAATGCTCTTGAATCTGCCGAGCAGCTTGGAGTACCGGGGAAGGTAGAGATCCTCAAAGCCGCGCTCGCTGGCAAGAAATAG